The Urocitellus parryii isolate mUroPar1 chromosome 6, mUroPar1.hap1, whole genome shotgun sequence genome includes a window with the following:
- the Ccn5 gene encoding CCN family member 5 — MRGTAQTQLLAFSLLCLLSKVCAQLCPTPCACPWPPPRCPLGVPLVLDGCGCCRVCARRLGEPCDHLHVCDSSQGLVCRPGTGPSGRGAVCLLGEDDGGCELDGRLYQDGETFQPHCRVLCRCEDGGLTCLPLCSEDVRLPSWDCPRPRRVEVPGKCCPEWVCDQAAGRAVQPLQGQGPQFSGLMAPAPPGIPCPEWSTAWGPCSTTCGLGVATRVSNQNAFCQLETQRRLCLPGPCLPAGSHRPGHTAF; from the exons ATGAGAGGCACAGCTCAGACCCAGCTCCTGgccttctccctcctctgcctgctctcAAAG GTGTGTGCCCAGCTGTGCCCGACACCTTGTGCCTGTCCCTGGCCACCACCCCGATGCCCGCTGGGGGTGCCTCTCGTGCTGGATGGCTGTGGCTGCTGCCGGGTCTGTGCCCGGCGCCTGGGGGAACCCTGCGACCACCTCCACGTCTGCGACTCCAGCCAGGGCCTGGTCTGCCGGCCTGGGACGGGCCCCAGCGGCCGAGGGGCAGTGTGCCTCT TGGGAGAGGACGACGGGGGCTGCGAGCTGGACGGCCGCCTCTACCAGGACGGGGAGACCTTCCAGCCGCACTGCAGGGTCCTGTGCCGCTGTGAGGACGGCGGCCTCACCTGCCTGCCGCTGTGCAGCGAGGACGTCCGCCTGCCCAGCTGGGACTGCCCGCGCCCCAGGAGGGTGGAGGTCCCTGGCAAGTGCTGCCCCGAGTGGGTGTGTGACCAGGCGGCCGGGCGGGCCGTCCAGCCCCTCCAGGGCCAAG GACCCCAGTTTTCTGGCCTCATGGCTCCTGCACCCCCTGGCATCCCCTGCCCAGAATGGAGCACAGCCTGGGGCCCCTGCTCCACCACGTGTGGGCTGGGAGTGGCCACCCGAGTGTCCAACCAGAACGCCTTCTGCCAACTGGAGACCCAGCGCCGCCTGTGCCTGCCGGGACCCTGCCTGCCTGCTGGGAGCCACCGACCCGGGCACACCGCCTTCTAG